The region ATGGAAGAGGAAGTACGACCTTTAGGAACCCCAGTACGACCTCTAGAACATCTGGGACGACCCCTACGACATCTTTGAGTGCTCTGAAGGACTTAAACCAAGAAATtctaaaggaaaaaggaagtacGACCATTAGAAACGCCGGTACGACCTCTAGAATATCTGGGACGACCCCTACGACTTCTTTGAATGCTCTGAAGAACTCAAACCAAGAAATCGTACAGGGAAGAGGAAGTACAAGCTTTAGAAACGCTGGTACGACCTCTAGAATCTCTGGTACGACTCCTACGACCACTGTGAAGGAGTCTAGGGCAGAAATCCTTAGGAGAAACGAGGCAAGGCGACGTAGCATCCTTCAGAAGAGTCCTAGACAGTCCTCAACCAATGGAAACACAGCGAAGGACTTCAAGAGGCATGGCGACACACAAACAGGGGTGGACGCTGGCCTTAGGAACCCCTTGAACAGTCCTACGGTATCCTTGACCAGCCAGAGGACTCCTGAGGCTCCCCCGCAGGATACACTGGCTAGGAAAGGTCACCTACTAGCAAGGAATCCTGGGAACAGTGATAGGATAATTAAGGATACTAGTAATGGTTTAAAAGGAGAGACGCATCCTACCTCCAAGACGCCTCAAGATGAACTGAGCTCGGCCACTGTGGAAGCCCCCTCGCTATTGGCTAAGGAGCTGGCCAATGGGAGACAAGCACAGAGCCTCCCAGCCAATAGGGTGACGAGAACGCTGCGCCCTGAGGTGTATATAAGTGGCGACTCTGGCAATGCGCTCCAGTCACCTCATGGAAGGCAAACGAAGAGCACGTTACCTTTAAGCCAATCACGACCCGGCCCTTCTCGCCTCTCCCTTCTCAGAGCATCACAGGGCCGCTAATCACGACTTTTCGACCAATCCTACCTATTAAAGTCCCAACAAGACCACCAATCGCCTTCCAGGATACAAAAACACTAGTC is a window of Portunus trituberculatus isolate SZX2019 chromosome 1, ASM1759143v1, whole genome shotgun sequence DNA encoding:
- the LOC123512543 gene encoding mucin-5AC-like, whose amino-acid sequence is MDGRWALSFLVLTAALVKAQEVPGFRFAHEVQQPSVGNYFGHSSRGKAGRTEGRYYVFLPDGRLMTVSYYADDTGYHPTISYSNVDDTNDLPAKDILKRRGGTTPASSSTTSGASETTPIPSLDATKDANQDIQQREESTTLNNPGKTSGSSSTTIERSGAIPTTSRGGTKNSNQDILHGRGSTTFRNPSTTSRTSGTTPTTSLSALKDLNQEILKEKGSTTIRNAGTTSRISGTTPTTSLNALKNSNQEIVQGRGSTSFRNAGTTSRISGTTPTTTVKESRAEILRRNEARRRSILQKSPRQSSTNGNTAKDFKRHGDTQTGVDAGLRNPLNSPTVSLTSQRTPEAPPQDTLARKGHLLARNPGNSDRIIKDTSNGLKGETHPTSKTPQDELSSATVEAPSLLAKELANGRQAQSLPANRVTRTLRPEVYISGDSGNALQSPHGRQTKSTLPLSQSRPGPSRLSLLRASQGR